A stretch of Kyrpidia spormannii DNA encodes these proteins:
- a CDS encoding substrate-binding domain-containing protein: protein MRERERWDLERVGRRISERRKALGWSQEFLADRLGVSRQFIGALEAGRSWPSVPVALELARVLGTSVEALFDPQEAGDIVWGDPEVRATVGTRVRFARVDERVVAYPLYGREAASSADGTISPAGRAEAFSPEWVEAADHTVAVAGCDPALTVLRDWVAHRGRPLRVATLPWGSEPSMQALIGGRVHVAGAHGTGNLLSLPGMQDEVGLPGGGLDAGSAEAHRGELRTTRQWARIRFAAWEVGIAVLPGNPRGVKGLEDLFRPELRWVRRPAGTAVARVYARVTEDRREPVTWTAAVAEDHLRVAEMIFFGMADAGLTTSFAAHVFGLSFVPVEVHHFDLLVPRPRLRDPLIGVLVDVLRSGGFRQQMEALWGYDVSHLGDMDEMEAGEERP from the coding sequence GTGAGGGAAAGGGAACGTTGGGATTTGGAGCGGGTGGGACGCCGAATTTCTGAGCGGCGTAAAGCCTTGGGGTGGAGCCAGGAATTCCTTGCGGACCGGCTCGGGGTGAGCCGCCAGTTCATCGGCGCGCTGGAAGCGGGGCGAAGCTGGCCCTCTGTGCCCGTGGCCCTGGAGTTGGCCAGGGTTCTGGGCACGAGTGTGGAGGCATTGTTTGATCCCCAGGAGGCGGGGGATATCGTGTGGGGCGATCCGGAGGTTCGGGCAACTGTGGGAACCCGGGTGCGGTTCGCCCGGGTCGATGAACGTGTCGTGGCCTATCCCCTTTACGGGAGAGAGGCCGCGTCTTCGGCGGACGGCACCATCAGTCCGGCGGGCCGGGCGGAGGCGTTTTCTCCGGAGTGGGTGGAGGCGGCGGACCACACTGTGGCCGTAGCGGGGTGTGATCCGGCATTAACCGTGCTCCGGGATTGGGTGGCCCATCGCGGTCGCCCGCTCAGGGTGGCGACTTTGCCCTGGGGGAGCGAGCCTTCGATGCAAGCGCTTATCGGGGGTCGCGTGCATGTGGCGGGCGCCCACGGGACCGGGAATCTCCTTTCCTTGCCGGGCATGCAGGATGAGGTCGGTTTACCGGGAGGAGGGTTGGATGCGGGATCGGCCGAAGCTCACAGAGGCGAGTTACGAACAACACGTCAGTGGGCCCGGATTCGATTTGCAGCCTGGGAGGTTGGGATTGCAGTATTACCCGGTAATCCTCGCGGGGTGAAAGGGCTGGAGGACTTGTTCCGACCGGAGCTGCGCTGGGTGCGGCGGCCGGCGGGAACTGCTGTGGCACGGGTATACGCCCGGGTGACAGAGGATCGGCGGGAGCCGGTGACCTGGACGGCGGCGGTCGCAGAAGACCACCTCCGGGTGGCGGAAATGATCTTCTTCGGGATGGCCGATGCCGGTCTCACCACCTCCTTTGCGGCTCACGTCTTCGGACTTTCCTTCGTCCCCGTGGAGGTCCACCATTTCGATTTACTTGTACCTCGGCCGAGGCTGCGGGACCCACTGATCGGCGTTCTCGTCGATGTGTTGCGCAGTGGCGGGTTCCGCCAGCAGATGGAAGCGTTGTGGGGATATGATGTCTCCCACTTGGGAGACATGGATGAAATGGAGGCAGGGGAGGAACGTCCATGA
- a CDS encoding ATP-binding cassette domain-containing protein, whose amino-acid sequence MLEFELEMPLASFTLHAEGRVDPGITAVLGPSGAGKSTLLQCLAGLAHPVSGRIRLGERILYSSNGRIFVPPEHRGVGYVPQQYALFPKMTVFRNVEYGLRARRVPKARREVKVEEILRRLGIGHLARRLPAHLSGGEAQRVALARALVIDPDYILLDEPLAALDPETREAVRKFLRGVLSDASCPVLLVTHDVEDVRRLADRVMVIHEGRIIFYGGVEQWERQGIPASTRRVE is encoded by the coding sequence ATGTTGGAATTCGAATTGGAGATGCCGTTGGCCTCCTTTACGCTCCACGCGGAGGGGCGGGTGGATCCCGGGATCACGGCCGTCCTCGGGCCGAGCGGGGCGGGGAAAAGCACGTTGCTGCAATGTTTAGCGGGTCTGGCTCACCCGGTTTCGGGGCGCATTCGCTTGGGAGAGCGGATTCTGTATTCTTCGAACGGGCGGATTTTCGTCCCACCCGAACACCGGGGAGTGGGCTATGTTCCTCAGCAGTACGCCCTTTTTCCCAAAATGACAGTGTTTCGCAATGTCGAATACGGGCTTCGAGCCCGGCGGGTCCCCAAGGCCCGGCGAGAGGTGAAGGTGGAAGAGATACTTCGCAGGCTGGGCATCGGACATCTGGCCAGGCGCCTCCCGGCTCACCTGTCCGGCGGGGAGGCCCAGAGGGTCGCCCTGGCCCGGGCACTGGTCATCGATCCCGATTATATCTTGTTGGATGAACCTTTGGCAGCCCTGGATCCAGAGACCCGGGAGGCGGTTCGGAAGTTCCTTCGCGGCGTGTTGAGTGATGCGTCTTGCCCCGTCTTGTTGGTTACTCACGATGTGGAAGACGTGCGCCGGCTGGCGGACCGGGTGATGGTGATCCATGAAGGGCGAATCATTTTTTATGGTGGGGTTGAACAATGGGAGAGGCAGGGGATCCCTGCCTCTACCCGCCGAGTGGAGTGA
- a CDS encoding ABC transporter permease: MKFSPFMSSGSAPQGPDSQLRASPDGGEKRRWNPQLISSLTAVQSSFGLVLVLFLFLPVLSLFLSVTPSRFVSALGQEVVRDALGLSFRTSVIALFLVVLFGTPLAHRLATGRKFFGQAIVEALLQLPWITPPAVAGLALLMAFGREGLVGRLLADWGIALPFTTAAVVVAQAFEGSAFYVQSARQAFTGVDRQLAEVSRTLGAGPWRTWLRLELPMALPGLVAGAAMAWARALGEFGATMLFAGNMQGLTQTMPLAIYTVMEKDMDAAVAMAIVLVIVGFGLLWMLFRLGQRMA, encoded by the coding sequence ATGAAATTCAGTCCATTCATGTCGAGCGGTTCGGCTCCACAAGGGCCGGACTCCCAGTTGCGCGCCTCCCCGGACGGTGGGGAGAAACGACGCTGGAACCCGCAGCTTATCTCTTCTCTCACCGCAGTCCAGAGCAGTTTTGGTCTCGTCCTGGTCTTGTTCTTATTCCTTCCGGTCCTGAGCCTGTTTCTTTCTGTGACGCCTTCCCGGTTTGTGTCCGCCTTGGGGCAGGAGGTGGTCAGGGACGCTTTAGGGCTAAGTTTCCGCACCAGCGTGATCGCCCTGTTTCTCGTAGTGCTCTTTGGTACTCCCTTGGCGCATCGTCTGGCGACGGGAAGGAAGTTTTTCGGCCAGGCCATAGTGGAGGCTTTGTTGCAACTGCCTTGGATTACACCGCCTGCCGTGGCGGGGTTGGCCTTGCTCATGGCCTTTGGCCGGGAGGGCCTTGTCGGCAGACTGCTGGCAGACTGGGGAATCGCACTGCCTTTTACCACCGCGGCTGTAGTGGTGGCCCAGGCTTTTGAGGGATCGGCCTTCTATGTACAGAGCGCCCGGCAGGCCTTCACCGGAGTGGATCGGCAGCTGGCGGAGGTGTCTCGAACTTTGGGGGCGGGGCCTTGGAGGACTTGGCTGCGTCTGGAGTTGCCCATGGCGCTGCCGGGTTTGGTCGCCGGGGCGGCGATGGCCTGGGCCCGGGCTTTGGGCGAGTTCGGGGCCACGATGCTATTCGCTGGCAATATGCAAGGATTGACGCAGACGATGCCATTGGCGATCTATACGGTGATGGAGAAAGACATGGACGCGGCGGTGGCGATGGCGATCGTTCTGGTCATCGTGGGCTTCGGGTTGTTGTGGATGTTGTTTCGGTTGGGACAGCGAATGGCCTGA
- a CDS encoding DnaD domain-containing protein, producing the protein MSQSGDPTGVGAVARLLQESAMAIPVYLLAWYKEIGMYDQELALILHLVYMKERENTIFPTYAELARRMTATEDEIAGMVQRLIGHGLLDLQHRLDEHTGTWQDSYDLSPLFMRLARLWLERHVEQLPRPWATADVASRLFRLFEEEFGRPLSAIEIEQLIQWIDQDAYPEWMIQEALREAVLSGTLSLRYIDRILLEWQKKNIRSPRDLHLHRQQFQQRRRPGREGGKAARKAEPGFGPGADSNQSKYEAFYKLYKRDTHDSTP; encoded by the coding sequence GTGTCACAAAGCGGTGATCCAACAGGGGTAGGAGCTGTCGCTCGGTTGCTCCAAGAGTCGGCAATGGCTATCCCCGTTTATCTACTGGCGTGGTACAAAGAGATCGGCATGTACGACCAAGAGCTGGCGCTCATCCTGCACCTGGTCTACATGAAGGAGCGGGAGAACACGATATTTCCCACTTATGCGGAACTCGCCAGGCGCATGACCGCCACGGAGGACGAGATCGCCGGGATGGTGCAGCGGTTGATCGGTCACGGTCTGTTGGATCTGCAGCACCGTCTGGACGAGCATACCGGTACGTGGCAGGACAGTTATGACCTGTCGCCGCTCTTTATGCGCCTGGCTCGCTTGTGGCTGGAGCGCCATGTCGAGCAGTTGCCCCGGCCGTGGGCGACGGCGGATGTGGCCAGCCGATTGTTCCGGCTGTTTGAGGAGGAGTTCGGGCGCCCGTTGTCTGCGATCGAAATTGAACAATTGATCCAGTGGATCGATCAGGACGCTTACCCGGAATGGATGATTCAGGAGGCCTTGAGGGAGGCGGTGTTGTCGGGGACGCTGAGTCTGCGCTACATTGACCGGATCCTTTTAGAGTGGCAGAAAAAAAACATACGCTCACCCCGGGATTTGCATCTGCATCGCCAGCAGTTTCAACAGCGCCGGCGCCCCGGGAGAGAAGGGGGCAAGGCGGCGCGAAAAGCGGAACCGGGATTCGGCCCGGGGGCAGACAGCAATCAGTCGAAATACGAGGCGTTTTACAAGCTGTATAAACGAGATACCCATGATTCCACTCCGTAG
- the modA gene encoding molybdate ABC transporter substrate-binding protein, with protein MMRIGRGGIRLVLGVLLLLGWVGVAGCGSAQPAGSSAGSAESGSNQAAALNVFAAASLTAAFQDIGKRFEELHPGTRVHFNFGGSPTLLTQIAQGAPADVFASADMANMEKAKSKGLVQGDKIFAKNSLVLITPKSNPAGIHQYQDLTKAKRVVLGVKDLPAGSYGRQSLQKADKVYGPGFSNAVLGHVVSEETDVKQIVNKIALGEGDAAFVYATDVDGSAGSKVQIIPVPNPVNVTATYPMAVVTRSAHPDLAGEFVNFVLSKEGQASLQNHHFLPAS; from the coding sequence ATGATGAGAATTGGCAGAGGGGGCATTCGCCTTGTCTTAGGGGTGCTTCTCCTCTTAGGATGGGTCGGTGTAGCCGGGTGCGGTTCGGCGCAACCGGCTGGCAGTTCCGCGGGTTCGGCGGAGAGCGGTTCGAACCAGGCCGCAGCTCTCAACGTCTTTGCCGCGGCTTCGTTGACGGCGGCGTTTCAAGATATCGGAAAGCGCTTCGAAGAACTTCATCCCGGCACCCGGGTTCACTTCAACTTCGGGGGCAGCCCCACGCTGTTGACCCAGATTGCCCAAGGGGCGCCGGCGGACGTGTTCGCGAGCGCAGACATGGCGAACATGGAAAAAGCCAAGAGCAAGGGCTTGGTGCAGGGGGACAAAATCTTCGCCAAGAATTCTTTGGTCTTGATCACGCCAAAATCAAATCCTGCCGGTATCCATCAGTATCAAGATCTCACCAAAGCCAAACGTGTTGTTTTGGGTGTAAAAGATCTGCCTGCCGGGAGTTATGGCCGCCAATCTTTACAAAAAGCGGATAAGGTATACGGGCCGGGATTTTCCAATGCGGTGCTTGGGCACGTCGTTTCTGAAGAGACGGATGTCAAACAAATCGTGAACAAGATTGCCCTCGGGGAGGGGGACGCGGCTTTTGTGTACGCCACAGATGTCGATGGGTCGGCGGGCTCCAAGGTCCAGATTATCCCGGTACCGAACCCGGTGAACGTGACGGCCACTTACCCCATGGCGGTGGTGACCCGGTCTGCCCACCCGGATCTGGCCGGTGAATTTGTCAATTTTGTCTTGTCGAAAGAAGGACAGGCCAGTCTGCAAAACCATCATTTTCTTCCGGCCTCATAA
- a CDS encoding indolepyruvate ferredoxin oxidoreductase subunit alpha — MAFVITSPCIDEKAAECVEVCPVDAIHEGEDQYYIDPDTCIDCGACEPVCPVSAIYQEDFVPDDQKEFIQKNRDFFKK, encoded by the coding sequence TTGGCATTCGTCATCACATCACCTTGCATCGACGAAAAGGCCGCCGAGTGCGTGGAGGTTTGTCCGGTGGACGCCATCCACGAAGGGGAAGATCAATATTACATCGATCCCGACACCTGCATTGACTGTGGAGCCTGTGAGCCGGTCTGCCCGGTCTCGGCGATTTATCAAGAGGACTTCGTTCCGGATGATCAGAAAGAGTTCATCCAAAAGAATCGGGATTTCTTTAAGAAGTAA
- a CDS encoding AAA family ATPase, translated as MEIAIGAGVAFLLFLGYLGVNVLPIILLGVFLSVAYLLWDRRGPTAAGRVEAPVRHTVNFDEIGGQEHAKRELMEALDFLRYRDKIRQLGIRPLKGILLTGPPGTGKTLMAKAAATYTDSSFVSASGSEFVEMYVGVGAQRVRDLFRRARQSARKEGKDSAIVFIDEIDVIGGRRGNHSHQEYDQTLNQLLTEMDGMQTTAHPLVLVMAATNRVDILDPALLRPGRFDRIIKVDMPDKEGRLHILRIQTRNKPLAKSVDLEQVARETFGFSGAQLESLANEAAIMALREGRDEVEQRHFRDAVDKVLMGERTGRIPSREELVRVSVHELGHAIVSETVRPGSVSHITISPRGNALGYVRQVPEGDTYLYTKDQLDGQIMVALAGAVAEELVYGNRSTGAQNDFEQASRLARTEVECGLSGLGIVDAENLPQNLLDEEVRRILAEREQKTREILKTYRTILEEMSTVLVQEENLDGELFRRRLSEVKGNLSNVG; from the coding sequence GTGGAAATCGCGATTGGGGCGGGCGTTGCCTTTCTTCTCTTTCTCGGGTATTTGGGCGTGAATGTGCTGCCCATCATTCTGTTGGGCGTGTTTCTCAGTGTGGCGTATTTGCTGTGGGATCGGCGTGGGCCTACCGCCGCAGGACGGGTGGAGGCCCCGGTGCGGCATACTGTGAATTTTGATGAGATCGGCGGTCAGGAGCACGCGAAACGGGAACTGATGGAGGCTTTGGATTTTCTTCGCTACCGGGACAAGATCCGACAACTGGGAATTCGCCCCCTTAAGGGAATTCTGCTCACCGGTCCGCCAGGAACAGGAAAAACTTTGATGGCCAAGGCAGCGGCCACTTATACCGATTCGTCCTTTGTGTCCGCCTCCGGAAGTGAGTTCGTAGAAATGTACGTGGGTGTAGGGGCACAACGGGTTCGGGATCTGTTCCGGCGGGCCCGGCAGTCGGCGCGAAAGGAAGGAAAGGATAGCGCCATTGTGTTTATCGACGAAATCGATGTGATCGGGGGTCGGCGAGGAAATCACAGCCACCAGGAGTATGACCAGACCCTGAATCAACTGCTCACGGAGATGGACGGGATGCAAACGACGGCCCACCCTTTGGTCTTGGTCATGGCGGCCACCAACCGGGTGGATATTCTCGATCCCGCTTTGCTTCGGCCCGGGCGGTTTGACCGGATCATCAAGGTCGACATGCCCGATAAAGAAGGACGCTTGCATATTCTCCGGATTCAGACGCGCAATAAGCCCCTCGCTAAGTCGGTGGACCTCGAACAGGTGGCCCGGGAGACCTTCGGGTTCAGCGGGGCCCAGTTGGAAAGTTTGGCCAATGAGGCGGCGATCATGGCATTGCGAGAAGGGCGGGATGAGGTGGAACAGCGCCATTTTCGCGATGCCGTAGACAAAGTGTTAATGGGGGAAAGAACGGGACGCATTCCCAGCCGAGAGGAATTGGTCCGGGTGTCGGTACACGAATTGGGACATGCCATCGTCAGTGAAACGGTGCGGCCGGGCTCGGTGTCCCACATCACCATTTCTCCCCGGGGAAATGCTCTGGGTTATGTGCGTCAGGTGCCGGAAGGAGATACGTATCTGTATACGAAGGATCAACTGGATGGACAGATCATGGTGGCCCTCGCCGGGGCGGTGGCGGAGGAATTGGTGTACGGAAACCGCAGTACTGGGGCGCAAAACGACTTCGAGCAGGCCTCCCGATTGGCAAGAACCGAAGTGGAGTGCGGGTTGTCCGGACTGGGGATCGTGGATGCCGAGAATTTGCCCCAGAACCTGCTGGATGAGGAAGTTCGCCGGATTTTGGCGGAAAGGGAACAAAAGACCCGGGAGATTCTAAAGACCTATCGAACGATCCTGGAAGAGATGAGCACAGTCCTGGTTCAGGAGGAAAACTTGGACGGAGAGCTGTTCCGGCGACGTTTGTCCGAGGTAAAAGGGAATCTGTCGAATGTCGGCTGA